The genomic segment TCCCGGCAACTCTATGAGTGGAACTGGGGACTCGATGGCGTCAGCGTCGGCAGCCACCAGGTGGAAGCTCGCGCCACGAACGGATCGGGCGGCTCGACGCTGAGCGCGCCGTCGGGTGTCCGCGTCACGCATCAGTTTGCGCTCCCCGGCTCCTTCGAGGCCGAGGACTACCATCGCTACTTCGACACGACAGCCGGAAACAGCGGCGGCGCGTACTGGGTCGACGATGTCGACAAGACGACGTGCGCAGACGGTTCCGGCTGTATCTCCGTCACCGACATTGAGTCCGCCGAGTGGCTGTCCTACAAGGTCAGTGTCCCTGCAGCAGGTGACTACGTCTTTACGTTCCGCACTGCCACGCCGCGAACCAACGCGACGCTGACTGTGCTGGTCGACGATGTCGATGTGTCCGGCGCGGTTTCAATTCAGCCGACTGGCGGCTGGAGCACCTGGGGCGACACGACGTCTGCGGCAATTCGTCTGCAGTCTGGCGCTCAGATTGTGAAGTTCCTGTTCGGTCACACCGGCACGAACCCGGGGAGCTTGCTGAATCTCAACCGCGTCAGTGTTGCGCTGGCCGGTGATCCGATCCCGAGCGAACCGACTGATGCGCCGCCGACGGTGGCGATCACGAGCCCGACGCATGGAACGACGATCGTCGGTTCTGCCAGCCTCGTCGCGAGTGCAGATGATGACAACGGCCTGACGCAGGTCGAGTTCTTCGTCGATGGTGCGTCGGTTGGCAAAGACACGAGCTCGGCCGGCGGTTGGGCTGTCTCGTGGAACTCCGCCGCTGTTGCCGATGGGTCGCACGTCCTGACGGCGGTGGCGACGGACTCCGCCGACCAGACGACGATCTCAGCTGCCGTCACTGTCAATGTCGACAACATCAACGAGCTGCCGGTTCCGCAGCTTGGCGCGACCTGTAACGAGCTCGCTTGCTCGTTCAATAGCAACGGCTCCGCCGACCCGGACGGCCAGATCGTCTCGTATGCATGGACATTCGGAGACGGCGGAACGGCGGTCGGGCCGAGCGCGACCCATGTGTATGGCGGGTCCGGCTCGTTCACGGTCACGCTGACCGTCACCGACAATCGCGGTGGCACGGCGACCAAGAGTCAGAGCGTGAACGTCACGGCAGCACCGCCACCGCCGCCGCCGCCGTCGACACTCAACATCGCCGATCTGGATGGCAAGCTCACCAGTTCGCGATCCGGTGCAAGCGTCACGATCACGATTCAGGTCGAGTCATCGACCGGCGTGGCTGTCGCAAATGCGACGGTCACCGGGACAGTGTCATATGGCCGCTCGTCAAAGACGCTGTCGTGCCAGACGAGCTCGTCCGGCGTCTGCACGGTGTCGATCCCGTCGTTGACACCGAACGCCACTGTCGTGACGTTTGAGGTGACCAACGTCACACATGCGACACTCGCCTACGCGCCAGCAAACAACCATGATCCCGATCGTGATAGTGATGGGACAACGATCACCCTTCGCTAGCTCACTACCGTAGGAACGAACGCGCCAGCCGCCCGGAATCTCTCGGGCGGCTGGCGCTCGTTCGATAGACCCGTATAATGTCCCCCCGCCGACGAAACGGCGTGGTTGGGGAGGGGTTCATGTGAGCGAGGCCGAGGCGGCATCACTGAGCGACCGCACGCGCGGTCGATCGGCGCTGATGGTCACATCTGGCATTCACCTCACCAACGACGCCTGCTTCGCCCTCCTCTATCCGTTGTTACCGTTCATCTCAGATGACCTGGGACTGTCGTACGCGCAGGTCGGCTTGATGAAGGCGGTCTTCTCTGGTGCGTCGAGTGTGCTGCAAATCCCGGCCGGCGCTGTGGGTTCGCGGTATGGAGAGATGTTCGTCCTCCTGCTCGGCAATGCCTGGGTTGGCCTGGGCTTGATCCTGATGGCGCTGACCGGCGGCTTCTTGACGTTGCTGGTTGCAGCCGGGCTGGGCGGGATCGGCGGCAATGCCCAGCACCCACTTGCGTCGTCGCTGGTCTCTCGCGCTGTCCCGCCACGGCAGATGGCGACTGCGCTCGGAACGCTGAACTTCAGTGGCGATGTCGGCAAGCTCATCGGCCCGTTCGTCGCCGGCATTGTCGCGACACAATTCGGTTGGCGGATTGCGTTGGGAAGTGTCGGCGCATTCACCGTGCTGTTCTCGCTGGCGTTGCTGTTGCGCGGACGCACCAATGGACAGCAGCGTGAACGCCGCAAGACGACGGGCGAGGCAGAGATACGGAGTCCGTTCAAGCGCGGCTTCACGAATGTCGTCGTCGCGGGCGCGCTGGATACGGCGACACGCGGCGCGGCGCTGACCTTCCTGTCCTTTGTGCTGGTCAACAAGGGCTTTAGTGCTGCTGCAGTCAGTGCGCTGTTCGCCGTGATCTTCGCAGGTGGTGCGGCGGGCAAGTTCCTCTGCGGCTGGATGACCGATCGCTGGGGCGCGTTGACGGTCATCGTCCTGACTGAGTCGGTCACGGCTGTGGCGCTGATCGCCATTTATCGTGGCCCGGTCTGGTCGACCATTCCGCTGGTTGCTATCCTGGGATTCATGCTGAACGGCACATCGTCGGCGCTCAACGTCAGCGTCGCGCAATTCGTTCCGTCGACTGAGCGTGCGCGCGGCTACGGCGTCTACTTCACTGCTGCGCTAGTCAGCTCGTCCGTCTCTCCATTGGCGTTCGGTGTGCTCGGCGATGCCGCCGGACTGGGTGTCGTCTTCGCGGGCATCGCGCTAATGACGATCGCGGTTATCCCCGCTGTCCTGCCGGTGCGCAACGGTCTCGATCCCGTGATCTAACCGACGTGAACCGCCGGCCGACGCTCCGGATCAGGCTCGGCCTTACGCAGAATTTCGTGTGTGAGCGGTGCGATATCACCCTCACCAAAGAGAATAAACCGCGCCAGATATTTCAGCGGGTTCCCCTCCGTCCAGCCAAAATAGACGTGCGGGATTGAGCCGGTACGATCTCGCGCGTAGAGCGAAAACGCGGCGATTGCGTTCGGCACTGCTGCCGCACGGGCGCGCAGCACGTGGTAATCGCCGATCATCTCGCCGCGTATATCGAGCGTTGGCGCGAACTCGGAAGCGTCGCCGATCTCAACCTCAAGGAAGAGCGCCGCTGCCCCGCCGGGGATGTGGTGGTCGGCGCGCTGCTCGCGTAGCTTGAGCAAGTAGGCGCGCGGCGTGCGGGCGTCCGGGTGGTTGGCGATGAGACGTACCGGTCCGTGCATTGCCGCTTCCAGCAGCATGCGCTCGGCGGCAGCGTCCAATTTGACCTCATCGACACGCAACTCGGTGGCTCGGAACACACGCGAGAGGAGCGACGTCACGATAATCGCGCCGATGAAGAACGAGGCGATCTTGACGCCGTCTGGTCGCTCGAACACATTGACGATCGTTGTGTAGATGAACACGATCATGATCGC from the Thermomicrobiales bacterium genome contains:
- a CDS encoding S8 family serine peptidase, which translates into the protein MPRGVVLVSVVVLVASLFAALTPTPTSARSSQAEYVSGELLVKFRKGTDSKLMTDAHRNARGVLKRSISKVGVDVVAVTPGQESARIADYLRNPNVEFAERNGIYSAVATPNDPRVSEQWHLENGGQGSGIADSDIDAYAAWDVTSGSVAIAILDTGIDTSHPDLSGKISKSVNFSSSPSALDVNGHGTHVAGIVAARTGNGVGVAGVCPGCTIFNVKVLADNGNGSWAGIVEGIYWAVDNGAKVINMSLGGTASSSSLSSAINYAWSRGVVVVAAAGNESSTSAFYPAYLPNVIAVASTNNRDQKSSFSNYGTWVSVAAPGESILSTVRGTSYGLKSGTSMASPVVAGLAGLVWSTPYGTSNTAVRNRIEQTSEAISGTGSRWLNGRVNACKAVGGVCDGVAGGPEVTLVSPREGAVLTADGSTQRLQLRAVDPTTPEGSLNVQFRIDGGSWNAATYNTSRQLYEWNWGLDGVSVGSHQVEARATNGSGGSTLSAPSGVRVTHQFALPGSFEAEDYHRYFDTTAGNSGGAYWVDDVDKTTCADGSGCISVTDIESAEWLSYKVSVPAAGDYVFTFRTATPRTNATLTVLVDDVDVSGAVSIQPTGGWSTWGDTTSAAIRLQSGAQIVKFLFGHTGTNPGSLLNLNRVSVALAGDPIPSEPTDAPPTVAITSPTHGTTIVGSASLVASADDDNGLTQVEFFVDGASVGKDTSSAGGWAVSWNSAAVADGSHVLTAVATDSADQTTISAAVTVNVDNINELPVPQLGATCNELACSFNSNGSADPDGQIVSYAWTFGDGGTAVGPSATHVYGGSGSFTVTLTVTDNRGGTATKSQSVNVTAAPPPPPPPSTLNIADLDGKLTSSRSGASVTITIQVESSTGVAVANATVTGTVSYGRSSKTLSCQTSSSGVCTVSIPSLTPNATVVTFEVTNVTHATLAYAPANNHDPDRDSDGTTITLR
- a CDS encoding MFS transporter, translated to MSEAEAASLSDRTRGRSALMVTSGIHLTNDACFALLYPLLPFISDDLGLSYAQVGLMKAVFSGASSVLQIPAGAVGSRYGEMFVLLLGNAWVGLGLILMALTGGFLTLLVAAGLGGIGGNAQHPLASSLVSRAVPPRQMATALGTLNFSGDVGKLIGPFVAGIVATQFGWRIALGSVGAFTVLFSLALLLRGRTNGQQRERRKTTGEAEIRSPFKRGFTNVVVAGALDTATRGAALTFLSFVLVNKGFSAAAVSALFAVIFAGGAAGKFLCGWMTDRWGALTVIVLTESVTAVALIAIYRGPVWSTIPLVAILGFMLNGTSSALNVSVAQFVPSTERARGYGVYFTAALVSSSVSPLAFGVLGDAAGLGVVFAGIALMTIAVIPAVLPVRNGLDPVI